Within Paeniglutamicibacter psychrophenolicus, the genomic segment GGCCTGAGCCGGGCGGCGGGTGGTCCCGATTGCCCGGCTAGTCAAAGGGCGTATGCGGGCGCGCCAGGCGCTTGCCGTCGAGGATGAAATCGGTCCGCTCGCTGTAGAAGCACACCAGCCCGGCGATCGCGGCGGCCTCGGGAAGCGGGTTGGCGTAGCTCCACGCCACGTCCCGGCCGCCGCTTGCCGGGGCCCAGTAATTGGCCGTGCCCTTGTAGGGGCACTTGCTGGAACTGTCCGTGCCCACCAGCGCATCCCACTGGACCTCGCCGGGCCGCACGTAGTAGCGGGTCGGCACATGCGTCTCGAAAAGCAGCTTGGGGTGCCGGGTCTCGGCCAGCAGCATGCCCTCTAGCTCGACGCGCAGGTGCCTGCTCGAGGCCAGGACCTCGACCCGCTTGAATGGGTCGCGCGGGTGCGCATCGATGGGCTCGTCCTCCTCGAACCAATCAAACGCCCTGAAGTCGAAGGCGACGAAGCCCTGCAGCACGGGGTCCGACAGCCGGAAGGCCGCGCCCGGAAGCGTGCGCCCGCCAACCTTGACATCCAGCGCCGCCCCTTCTGCGGTGTGCAGCGCGAAGGCGTCCTCCGGGGTCAGGATCCCGGTCTTGGCCGGGACCTCGGGGCCGGTGCCGGACGTCGGCACCAGGTGCGCCTGCACACTGGATTCGGGGACCGCATAGATCGGCACGACGCGCCGCGGTTCCCACACAAGCACGGCGGAGGACGTGTCAAGGACCGGGGTCTTCCCGAAGTTGGCCCGCACCCGTTTCTGTGTCGGTTCGTACCGGAGCATGGGCAAGGACTGGTTGATCAGGTCTGAGATTCGGGTGGCCACGGCGCCAGTATGCGCGCGCCCGGCGCGGTGGTCAAGAGAGAACATTGCTTGCAGCGGGACCGGAAGCATTCCGGCGCCCAACCCTAAACAAACGGGCCACTTGTTGGTAGGTTCGGGAGGACATCACGGATGCAGCTTGTTGGTCTTGGGGACCACGAATGGGGGATTGGGGGCGTCGTGTTTGTTGTGCGATTCTTCGGCCGTGGCGGGGCAACCACATGAGCGCCGCCAACCACTACGACGTGCTGCGCGTGAGCACCACGGCACCGGTGGCGGTGATCAGGGCGGCCCACCGGGCCCTGATGCGTGAACACCACCCGGATGCCGGTGGCGCCACCGACGCGATGGCCAAGTCGTTGAACGAGGCCCTGCGGGTGTTGGCCGACGAAAGGCTGCGAGCCGCCTACGACGCCGCGCTCGCCGGCGATGCCGATGCCGAGCGAACGCGCCGGACCGCCGAAGACCAGGCCAAGGCGAACACAGACGCGAGAGCCAAAAGCCAGCGCGACCGTGAGCGAGAACGCGTTCGCGCCGAGGCCGGGGCCCGTGCCGAGGCGGCGGCCCGGACCAGGGAGAAATGGTTGGAGTACCGGGACCCGGCAAGCCCTGCCGGTTTCAACGTCTTTGAACGCAACCGGATCAACCTTTCCGCGATGGATTGGTACACGCGTGACTATCCGCCGCTGGGGATCCGGGACGGATCCGCCAAGCGGGCGGGCCCCCTGCGGTTCCTGGCCTGGTTCCTGCTGGAACTCAACATCATTCTTGCGGGCCTCTTCGTGGCCGGCATCGTGGCGGGCAGCGCCTCGCCGGCCTGGTGGAGGATCGCGCTGCTGGTGCTGTTGGTTCCGGTGGCGGCGCTGGCCGGCGGCTGGGCCAGGGCCCGCGCCCGCGGACGCGGACTCGTGCGCTACCTGTTGTTCCTTGGCTTCGCCGGGGGGATCCTGGTCCCGGCGCTCGTCGACGGGCGCGCGGGAATGCTTGCGGCCATCGGCTGGCTGGGCCTGTATCTGCTGACCGTCGAGATCCTGCGCGCCAGCGCCACCCGGCTCCGGCGCCCGGATGCGAAGGAGTTGCTGGGCCTGGAGGAAATCACCGGCTACAACCACTGGGACCTGGGCGCCTCCGATACCGGCGACGCTGCCGGCAACGGCGGCATCCATCCGGGGAAGATCGCGGAGTTGCTCACCGGCCAGCTGCTCGAATCACTGCACGTGGTTCCCGGTGCCAGGACGCTGGCCGGTCTGTCCGTCCCCGGGAATCCGCAGCTGCACATCGGCCATGCGGTGCTGTGCGGGGACAGGCTGGCCCTTGTCGATTCGCGCTGCTGTCCCGGGGGACAGTACTACTGGTGGGAAAACCAGCTGGTCTGCAAGCTGCCCGGCGACGCCCCGGTCTTCCTGTCCCATCCCTTCCCTGGAGCCGTTCAGGAATACCGTGCCCGGTTTCCCGAGCTGAAGGTGCGGGGCTGGTCGGTGTTCCACCCGATGGACGGCGCGGCGGTGTTGGTCAACAACCGGGCCACCGGCGCAAATCCGCGGCTGGCGACGGCTGAGGCGTTCCTGGAAGAGGCCGGGGAATGGCTTGGCGACGGACCTGCACACATCGTGGACCGGGTGGCGCTCACGCGCCTGGTCAACGGCTTCGGCGCCCGGTGACTTCACCTCCTTGCCGCGGCGGGAATCGGGTGTGAACCACCGGTGACGGCCGCTTTGTCCCGGGTTTATCATGGGGGCAGGCGTTGGGCACAGCATGCCGCGAGAGGCGGGATGGAGCCCCGGCCGGCCCCAAGGAGCCCACGATGAGCGACACCGACCAATCCATCAGGCGCTACACCTCCGGCAACCTGCGCGAGCGGCTCTACGCGGCGCTGCGCAGCGCCGGGAAGGAACCGGAGGTCCTGCTTCCGGGGGACCTGGGCGACGCCGACCAGTTCCACTCCGGCGGCGCCAACGCCACCGCGGAGGTGGCCCGGGCGGCAGGCATCGGCCTCGGGACCCGCGTGCTGGACGTGGGGGCCGGCATCGGGGGCCCGGCGCGCCGCTTCGCGCAGCTCGGCGCGGTGGTCACCGGGGTCGACGTCACCGAGGAATTCGTGCTGCTGGCCCGGGAACTGAACGCCGCCTGCTCCATGGCCGGGTCCATCACGATGCTGCTGGCCCCGGCGCAGGCCACCAACCTGCCGGCGGGCTCCTTCGACGCGGCGACGATGCTGCACGTGGGCATGAACCTGGAGAACAAGCCCGCGGTGTTCGCCGAGGTGCACCGGCTGCTGCGACCCGGGGGAGTGTTCGTCATCTACGACCTGATGGGCACCAACGCCCTGGACTACCCGATGCCGTGGGCCGACGCTGCCTCCGCGTCCTACGTGGAACCCGCCGAGGCGTACCACCGGCACCTGCGTGTGGCCGGATTCACTCCCGGGACCGACGAGGACCGCACCGCGGCGGTGCTGGCGTCGATGCCGGGGCCAGGCAAGGGCCCCGCGACGCCGCTGGGCGCCCCGATCCTGCTGGGCACCGACCCCGTGGACCGGCTGGGCAACGTGGCCGCGGCCATGAAATCCGGTGCCGTGGCTCCGCGCATCCTGGTCTCGGTGCGCTCGGGCACGTGAGGGGCCCGGCGCGCGCGGCCCGGGTGCGGTGTGCCCCCACGTAGAATGTTTCACTGGCGCTGCCCCCCTGGCGTGCGGGACCACCCGCGCCGATGCGCACACGCAACACCTAAGGAGCACACCGTGGCCCAGCCGAAGAACCTGAAGAAACTCACCCGCGCCCGCATGGACCGCACCGGTGAGAGCTACACCACCGCCCGCAAGGCGATCCTGTCCGCGAAGCCCAACCGCCCGGCCAGCGCCCAGGATGCCGCCGACGCCGCCGCCGCGGCCCAGGAAGCCGAGCTGCCCGAGTACCCGGCACCCGGAAACGTCCTGCAATACGACGCCGGGCTGTGGCACCGCGTGCTCACCCAGGCCGGGGTGAAGCACCCGCTGACCGGCGAGCCGATGAGCGAGGCGCTGCTGGCGGGGCTGGCCGGCGGCATCGGCTTCATGGTCTTCACCTTCGTCTACGAGGAGACGACCACGGCAACCATCGTCACCCGGGCGCACCCCGAGCCGTACACCGCGAACCTCTTGGCCCGCTGCGGGGCCAAGGCCATGGAGCGCACCACCGGCAGCGCCCGGCTGGCCGCCGACTACCTCGACGCCGGGCTGGATGCCGGCCGCGCCGTGGTCGTGCGCGCCTCCGTGGCCGCGCTGCCGTGGATCGATGCCGATGCCGTGGAGGAATCGGATTCCATCGACCTGGTCGTGGTCGGTGAACACGGGGACGACCTGCTCATCGACGACGGCTCCGGCTCGCTGACCCCGATTTCCCCCGAGGACCTGGCCCTGGCCCGTTCCCGGCGCAAGAAGGACAAGCACTGGCAGGCCTGGATCCCGGAGCGCACCGGGCCCGACGCCGCGGCCCTGGCCGCCTCCGTGCGCGAGGCCGTCGCGCAGACCACCGGGCGCCTGCTGGGCACTTCCGAGCTGGAGGGCATCCCGGCGCACTTCGCCAAGAACTTCGGCGTCGCGGGAATGAACAACTGGGCCGAGCGCCTGCGCGACTCCACCACCAAGAAGGGCTGGACGCGGATCTTCGAGGACCCCGCACGCCTGGAATCGGGCCTGAACCAGATCCTGGGGTTCCTCACAGACACCCGCTTCGGCGGCGTGGGTGCCCTGCGCGGGCAATACGCCGACTTCCTCGCCGAGGCTTCCGCGCTGCCGGGCCTCGAGGCCCTGGGCGCGCACGCGGCCGACTACGCGCACCTGGCCCAGGACTGGATCGTGTTCACCGACCTGGTGGATCCGCAGATCGAGGTGCAGGACCGCACCGGGCACTTCGCGGTGCTCGCCGACCAGCTGGAGGTCATCGCCGCGGGCGAGGAACGCGCAGCGAAGGCGCTCGCCGAGACCCTCGGAACCCTGGCCGGCTGAAACGCGCCGCCGGGTCCGCGCCGACGCACCGCGGGCCCGGCGCGCACCGATGGGCGGCCCGGCCCGCCGGCGTGCTGATAGGGTGGTGCGGTGACTTACGAGATTGAAATCGGCCGTTCCAAGCGCGCAGCCCAGGCGTACTCCCTTGACGATGTGGCGATTGTTCCCAACCGCCGCACCCGTGACCCGCACGACGTGTCGGTGGCCTGGCAGATCGACGCCTACAAATTCGAGACCCCGATCCTGGGTGCCCCCATGGACTCGGTCATGAGCCCGGCCACGGCCATCGCGCTGGGCAAGCTCGGCGGCCTGGGCGTGCTGAACCTCGAGGGCCTGTGGACCCGCTACGAGGACCCGACCAAGGTGCTCGAGGAAATCGCCGCCCTGAAGTCCGCCAACGGCGGCCACTTCGACCCGGCCATCACCGCGCGCCTGCAGGAACTGTACGCAGCTCCCATCCAGCCCGAGCTGATCACCGCCCGCCTGGCCGAGATCCGCGACGCCGGGGTGACCGTGGCCGGCTCGCTGACCCCGCAGCGCACCCAGGAACACTACAAGACTGTCGTGGCCGCAGGGGTCGACGTCTTCGTCATCCGCGGCACCACCGTTTCGGCCGAGCACGTCTCCAAGACCCACGAGCCGCTGAACCTCAAGCAGTTCATCTACGAGCTCGACGTCCCGGTCATCGTCGGGGGAGCGGCCGGCTACACCCCGGCCCTGCACCTGATGCGCACCGGCGCCGCCGGCGTGCTGGTCGGCTTCGGCGGCGGCGCCTCGGGCACCACCCGCCGCGCGCTGGGCATCCACGCGCCGATGGCCACCGCCATCTCCAACGTCGCAGCGGCCCGCCGCGACTACCTGGATGAGTCCGGCGGACGCTACGTGCACGTGATCGCCGACGGCGGCCTGGGCACCAGCGGCGACATCGTCAAGGCCATCGCCATGGGCGCCGACGCCGTGATGCTCGGCACCGCACTGGCCCGCGCCGAGGAAGCTCCGGGAGCCGGCTGGCACTGGGGCATGGAGGCCACGCACGAGAACAACCCGCGCGGGGACCGGGTCAAGGTCGGCACCGTGGCGCCGCTGCAGCAGCTGCTCTTCGGCCCCTCGCACCACACCAACGGAACCTCCAACCTGATCGGTGCGCTGCGCCGCTCGATGGCCACCACCGGCTATTCGGACCTGAAGGAATTCCAGCGCGTCGACGTCGTGGTTTCCCCCTACGAGGCC encodes:
- a CDS encoding DUF427 domain-containing protein; translation: MATRISDLINQSLPMLRYEPTQKRVRANFGKTPVLDTSSAVLVWEPRRVVPIYAVPESSVQAHLVPTSGTGPEVPAKTGILTPEDAFALHTAEGAALDVKVGGRTLPGAAFRLSDPVLQGFVAFDFRAFDWFEEDEPIDAHPRDPFKRVEVLASSRHLRVELEGMLLAETRHPKLLFETHVPTRYYVRPGEVQWDALVGTDSSSKCPYKGTANYWAPASGGRDVAWSYANPLPEAAAIAGLVCFYSERTDFILDGKRLARPHTPFD
- a CDS encoding DUF4872 domain-containing protein, encoding MAQPKNLKKLTRARMDRTGESYTTARKAILSAKPNRPASAQDAADAAAAAQEAELPEYPAPGNVLQYDAGLWHRVLTQAGVKHPLTGEPMSEALLAGLAGGIGFMVFTFVYEETTTATIVTRAHPEPYTANLLARCGAKAMERTTGSARLAADYLDAGLDAGRAVVVRASVAALPWIDADAVEESDSIDLVVVGEHGDDLLIDDGSGSLTPISPEDLALARSRRKKDKHWQAWIPERTGPDAAALAASVREAVAQTTGRLLGTSELEGIPAHFAKNFGVAGMNNWAERLRDSTTKKGWTRIFEDPARLESGLNQILGFLTDTRFGGVGALRGQYADFLAEASALPGLEALGAHAADYAHLAQDWIVFTDLVDPQIEVQDRTGHFAVLADQLEVIAAGEERAAKALAETLGTLAG
- a CDS encoding class I SAM-dependent methyltransferase, with amino-acid sequence MSDTDQSIRRYTSGNLRERLYAALRSAGKEPEVLLPGDLGDADQFHSGGANATAEVARAAGIGLGTRVLDVGAGIGGPARRFAQLGAVVTGVDVTEEFVLLARELNAACSMAGSITMLLAPAQATNLPAGSFDAATMLHVGMNLENKPAVFAEVHRLLRPGGVFVIYDLMGTNALDYPMPWADAASASYVEPAEAYHRHLRVAGFTPGTDEDRTAAVLASMPGPGKGPATPLGAPILLGTDPVDRLGNVAAAMKSGAVAPRILVSVRSGT
- a CDS encoding J domain-containing protein, with translation MSAANHYDVLRVSTTAPVAVIRAAHRALMREHHPDAGGATDAMAKSLNEALRVLADERLRAAYDAALAGDADAERTRRTAEDQAKANTDARAKSQRDRERERVRAEAGARAEAAARTREKWLEYRDPASPAGFNVFERNRINLSAMDWYTRDYPPLGIRDGSAKRAGPLRFLAWFLLELNIILAGLFVAGIVAGSASPAWWRIALLVLLVPVAALAGGWARARARGRGLVRYLLFLGFAGGILVPALVDGRAGMLAAIGWLGLYLLTVEILRASATRLRRPDAKELLGLEEITGYNHWDLGASDTGDAAGNGGIHPGKIAELLTGQLLESLHVVPGARTLAGLSVPGNPQLHIGHAVLCGDRLALVDSRCCPGGQYYWWENQLVCKLPGDAPVFLSHPFPGAVQEYRARFPELKVRGWSVFHPMDGAAVLVNNRATGANPRLATAEAFLEEAGEWLGDGPAHIVDRVALTRLVNGFGAR
- a CDS encoding GuaB3 family IMP dehydrogenase-related protein; translated protein: MTYEIEIGRSKRAAQAYSLDDVAIVPNRRTRDPHDVSVAWQIDAYKFETPILGAPMDSVMSPATAIALGKLGGLGVLNLEGLWTRYEDPTKVLEEIAALKSANGGHFDPAITARLQELYAAPIQPELITARLAEIRDAGVTVAGSLTPQRTQEHYKTVVAAGVDVFVIRGTTVSAEHVSKTHEPLNLKQFIYELDVPVIVGGAAGYTPALHLMRTGAAGVLVGFGGGASGTTRRALGIHAPMATAISNVAAARRDYLDESGGRYVHVIADGGLGTSGDIVKAIAMGADAVMLGTALARAEEAPGAGWHWGMEATHENNPRGDRVKVGTVAPLQQLLFGPSHHTNGTSNLIGALRRSMATTGYSDLKEFQRVDVVVSPYEAD